A part of Escherichia marmotae genomic DNA contains:
- a CDS encoding DUF2065 domain-containing protein has protein sequence MNSTIWLALALVLVLEGLGPMLYPQAWKKMISAMTNLPDNILRRFGGGLVVAGVVVYYMLRKTIG, from the coding sequence ATGAATTCGACAATCTGGCTGGCGCTTGCTCTGGTTTTGGTGCTGGAAGGTTTAGGGCCGATGCTTTACCCACAGGCGTGGAAGAAGATGATCTCCGCGATGACCAATTTACCCGATAATATTTTACGCCGTTTTGGCGGTGGACTTGTGGTTGCGGGCGTTGTGGTCTACTACATGTTGAGGAAAACGATTGGCTGA
- a CDS encoding glutathionylspermidine synthase family protein, with translation MLRHNVPVRRDLDQIAADNGFDFHIIDNEIYWDESRAYRFTLRQIEEQIEKPTAELHQMCLEVVDRAVKTEEILTQLAIPPLYWDVIAESWRARDPSLYGRMDFAWCGNAPVKLLEYNADTPTSLYESAYFQWFWLEDARRSGIIPRDADQYNVIQERLISRFSEIYSREPFYFCCCQDTDEDRTTVLYLQDCAQQAGQESRFIYIEDLGLGVGGVLTDLDDNVIQRAFKLYPLEWMMRDDNGPLLRKRREQWVEPLWKSILSNKGLMPLLWRFFPGHPNLLASWFEGEKPQIAAGESYVRKPIYSREGGNVTIFDGQNNVVDHAEGDYADEPMIYQAFQPLPRFGDSYTLIGSWIVDDEACGMGIREDNTLITKDTSRFVPHYIAG, from the coding sequence ATGCTGAGACACAACGTTCCTGTGCGGCGGGATCTGGATCAGATCGCTGCCGATAACGGATTTGACTTTCATATCATCGACAATGAAATCTATTGGGATGAGAGTCGTGCTTATCGCTTTACCCTGCGGCAGATTGAAGAGCAGATCGAAAAACCGACTGCGGAACTGCATCAGATGTGCCTTGAGGTGGTGGATCGTGCGGTTAAAACTGAAGAGATCCTGACGCAACTGGCGATCCCCCCGCTGTACTGGGATGTAATTGCTGAAAGCTGGCGCGCGCGCGATCCTTCGCTGTATGGCCGTATGGATTTTGCCTGGTGTGGTAATGCGCCGGTGAAGTTGCTGGAGTACAACGCCGATACGCCGACCTCGCTGTATGAATCGGCTTATTTTCAGTGGTTTTGGCTGGAAGATGCCCGGCGCAGCGGCATTATTCCGCGTGACGCCGATCAGTACAATGTCATTCAGGAGCGTCTGATTTCGCGCTTTAGCGAGATTTATAGCCGTGAACCGTTTTATTTTTGTTGCTGTCAGGATACCGACGAAGACAGGACTACCGTGCTGTACTTGCAGGACTGCGCCCAGCAGGCAGGACAGGAATCGCGGTTTATCTATATTGAAGATCTCGGCCTGGGCGTCGGCGGTGTGCTGACCGATCTCGATGATAACGTCATCCAGCGTGCGTTTAAGCTGTATCCGCTGGAGTGGATGATGCGTGACGATAACGGCCCGCTGCTGCGCAAGCGTCGTGAGCAATGGGTGGAACCGTTATGGAAAAGTATCTTGAGCAACAAAGGGTTAATGCCGCTATTGTGGCGCTTTTTCCCTGGTCATCCTAATCTTCTGGCATCCTGGTTTGAGGGCGAGAAACCGCAGATTGCTGCGGGCGAAAGCTACGTGCGTAAACCGATCTACTCACGGGAAGGCGGTAACGTCACCATTTTTGACGGTCAGAACAACGTCGTTGACCATGCTGAGGGTGATTACGCCGATGAACCGATGATCTACCAGGCTTTTCAGCCTTTGCCGCGCTTTGGCGATAGCTACACATTGATTGGTAGCTGGATTGTCGATGATGAAGCGTGCGGTATGGGGATTCGCGAAGATAACACGCTGATCACTAAAGATACTTCGCGTTTTGTTCCGCATTACATTGCGGGTTAA
- the rlmB gene encoding 23S rRNA (guanosine(2251)-2'-O)-methyltransferase RlmB, protein MSEMIYGIHAVQALLERAPERFQEVFILKGREDKRLLPLIHALESHGVVIQLANRQYLDEKSDGAVHQGIIARVKPGRQYQESDLPDLIASLEQPFLLILDGVTDPHNLGACLRSADAAGVHAVIVPKDRSAQLNATAKKVACGAAESVPLIRVTNLARTMRMLQEENIWIVGTAGEADHTLYQSKMTGRLALVMGAEGEGMRRLTREHCDELISIPMAGSVSSLNVSVATGICLFEAVRQRS, encoded by the coding sequence ATGAGCGAAATGATTTACGGCATCCACGCAGTGCAGGCCCTGCTGGAGCGCGCCCCTGAACGTTTTCAGGAAGTCTTTATTTTAAAAGGCCGTGAAGATAAACGTCTGTTACCGCTGATTCACGCCCTCGAATCTCATGGCGTGGTTATCCAGTTGGCAAATCGTCAATATCTCGACGAGAAAAGCGACGGTGCCGTGCATCAGGGCATTATCGCCCGCGTGAAGCCTGGACGTCAGTATCAGGAAAGCGATCTGCCGGATCTGATCGCTTCGCTCGAACAACCGTTCCTGCTGATCCTCGACGGCGTTACCGATCCACACAACCTCGGTGCGTGCCTGCGTAGCGCAGACGCCGCTGGCGTTCATGCGGTGATTGTACCGAAAGATCGTTCCGCTCAACTCAATGCAACGGCGAAAAAAGTGGCCTGTGGCGCGGCAGAAAGCGTTCCTCTGATTCGGGTGACTAACCTGGCGCGCACCATGCGTATGTTGCAGGAAGAGAATATCTGGATCGTCGGTACGGCGGGTGAAGCGGATCATACTCTCTATCAGAGCAAAATGACCGGGCGTCTGGCACTGGTGATGGGCGCGGAAGGTGAAGGCATGCGTCGCCTGACCCGTGAACATTGCGATGAGTTGATCAGCATCCCGATGGCAGGAAGCGTTTCTTCCCTGAACGTTTCGGTAGCGACCGGCATTTGTTTATTTGAAGCAGTACGCCAGCGTAGCTAA
- a CDS encoding DUF2170 family protein has protein sequence MTWNPLALATALQTVPEQNIDITNNENALIIKMNDYGDLQINILFTSRQMIIETFICPVSCISNPDEFNTFLLRNQKIMPLSSVGISSVEQEEYYIVFGALSLNSSLDDLLLEITTLVDNALDLAEITEEYSY, from the coding sequence ATGACATGGAACCCGTTGGCGCTGGCGACGGCGCTGCAAACTGTACCTGAACAAAATATTGATATAACAAATAATGAAAACGCATTAATTATTAAAATGAATGATTATGGCGATTTGCAAATCAATATTCTTTTTACTTCCCGCCAGATGATTATCGAAACATTTATTTGCCCGGTAAGTTGTATCAGTAATCCAGATGAATTTAATACCTTCTTATTAAGAAATCAGAAGATTATGCCACTGTCATCGGTAGGGATCTCCAGTGTGGAGCAGGAAGAGTATTACATTGTTTTTGGTGCATTATCGCTTAACTCTTCCCTTGATGATCTCCTGCTGGAGATAACCACGCTGGTAGATAATGCATTGGATTTAGCTGAAATTACTGAAGAATATTCATATTAA
- the purA gene encoding adenylosuccinate synthase, which translates to MGNNVVVLGTQWGDEGKGKIVDLLTERAKYVVRYQGGHNAGHTLVINGEKTVLHLIPSGILRENVTSIIGNGVVLSPAALMKEMKELEDRGIPVRERLLLSEACPLILDYHVALDNAREKARGAKAIGTTGRGIGPAYEDKVARRGLRVGDLFDKETFAEKLKEVMEYHNFQLVNYYKVEAVDYQKVLDDVMAVADILTSMVVDVSDLLDQARQRGDFVMFEGAQGTLLDIDHGTYPYVTSSNTTAGGVATGSGLGPRYVDYVLGILKAYSTRVGAGPFPTELFDETGEFLCKQGNEFGATTGRRRRTGWLDTVAVRRAVQLNSLSGFCLTKLDVLDGLKEVKLCVAYRMPDGREVTTTPLAADDWKGVEPIYETMPGWSESTFGVKDRSGLPQAALNYIKRIEELTGVPIDIISTGPDRTETMILRDPFDA; encoded by the coding sequence ATGGGTAACAACGTCGTCGTACTGGGCACCCAATGGGGTGACGAAGGTAAAGGTAAGATCGTCGATCTTCTGACTGAACGGGCTAAATATGTTGTACGCTACCAGGGCGGTCACAACGCAGGCCATACTCTCGTAATCAACGGTGAAAAAACCGTTCTCCATCTTATTCCATCAGGTATTCTTCGCGAGAATGTAACCAGCATCATCGGTAACGGTGTTGTGCTGTCTCCGGCTGCGCTGATGAAAGAGATGAAAGAACTGGAAGACCGTGGCATCCCCGTTCGTGAGCGTCTGCTGTTGTCTGAAGCATGTCCGCTGATCCTTGATTATCACGTGGCGCTGGATAACGCACGTGAGAAAGCGCGTGGTGCGAAAGCGATCGGCACCACGGGTCGTGGTATCGGGCCGGCCTACGAAGATAAAGTAGCACGTCGCGGTTTGCGTGTTGGCGACCTTTTCGACAAAGAAACCTTCGCTGAAAAACTGAAAGAAGTGATGGAATATCACAACTTCCAGTTGGTTAACTACTACAAAGTTGAAGCGGTTGATTACCAGAAAGTTCTGGATGATGTGATGGCGGTTGCTGACATCCTGACTTCTATGGTGGTTGACGTTTCTGACCTGCTCGACCAGGCGCGTCAACGTGGCGATTTCGTCATGTTCGAAGGTGCGCAGGGTACGCTGCTGGATATCGACCACGGTACTTATCCGTACGTAACTTCTTCCAACACCACTGCGGGTGGCGTGGCGACCGGTTCCGGCCTGGGGCCGCGTTATGTTGATTACGTTCTGGGTATCCTCAAAGCTTACTCCACTCGCGTTGGCGCAGGTCCGTTCCCGACTGAACTGTTTGATGAAACCGGCGAGTTCCTCTGCAAGCAGGGTAACGAATTTGGCGCGACAACGGGTCGTCGCCGTCGTACCGGCTGGTTGGACACCGTTGCTGTTCGTCGTGCGGTACAGTTGAACTCTCTGTCTGGCTTCTGCCTGACCAAACTGGACGTTCTGGACGGCCTGAAAGAGGTGAAACTCTGCGTGGCCTACCGTATGCCGGATGGTCGCGAAGTGACCACCACTCCGCTGGCAGCAGACGACTGGAAAGGCGTTGAGCCGATTTACGAAACCATGCCGGGTTGGTCTGAATCCACCTTTGGCGTGAAAGATCGTAGCGGTCTGCCGCAGGCAGCGCTGAACTACATCAAGCGTATTGAAGAGCTGACCGGTGTGCCGATCGATATCATCTCTACTGGTCCGGATCGTACTGAAACCATGATTCTGCGCGACCCGTTCGACGCGTAA
- the hflK gene encoding FtsH protease activity modulator HflK, whose translation MAWNQPGNNGQDRDPWGSSKPGGNSEGNGNKGGRDQGPPDLDDIFRKLSKKLGGLGGGKGTGSGGGSSSQGPRPQLGGRVVTIAAAAIVIIWAASGFYTIKEAERGVVTRFGKFSHLVEPGLNWKPTFIDEVKPVNVEAVRELAASGVMLTSDENVVRVEMNVQYRVTNPEKYLYSVTSPDDSLRQATDSALRGVIGKYTMDRILTEGRTVIRSDTQRELEETIRPYDMGITLLDVNFQAARPPEEVKAAFDDAIAARENEQQYIREAEAYTNEVQPRANGQAQRILEEARAYKAQTILEAQGEVARFAKLLPEYKAAPEITRERLYIETMEKVLGNTRKVLVNDKGGNLMVLPLDQMLKGGNAPAAKSDNGASNLLRLPPASSSTTSGASNTSSTSQGDIMDQRRANAQRNDYQRQGE comes from the coding sequence ATGGCGTGGAATCAGCCCGGTAATAACGGACAAGACCGCGACCCGTGGGGAAGCAGCAAACCTGGCGGCAACTCTGAGGGAAATGGAAACAAAGGCGGTCGTGATCAAGGGCCACCTGATTTAGATGATATCTTCCGCAAACTGAGCAAAAAGCTCGGTGGACTGGGCGGCGGCAAAGGCACTGGATCTGGCGGTGGTAGTTCATCGCAAGGTCCGCGCCCGCAGCTTGGCGGTCGTGTCGTTACCATCGCAGCGGCAGCGATTGTCATTATCTGGGCGGCCAGTGGTTTCTACACCATTAAAGAAGCTGAACGTGGCGTGGTAACACGCTTTGGTAAATTCAGCCATCTGGTTGAGCCGGGTCTGAACTGGAAACCGACGTTTATCGACGAAGTCAAACCGGTGAACGTAGAAGCCGTGCGTGAACTGGCTGCTTCCGGTGTGATGCTGACGTCGGACGAAAACGTGGTGCGCGTTGAGATGAACGTGCAGTACCGCGTAACCAATCCGGAAAAATACCTGTATAGCGTGACCAGCCCGGATGACAGTCTGCGTCAGGCTACCGACAGCGCCCTGCGTGGAGTTATCGGTAAATACACCATGGACCGCATTCTGACGGAAGGTCGTACTGTGATTCGTAGCGATACCCAGCGCGAACTGGAAGAGACGATTCGTCCGTATGACATGGGTATCACGCTGCTGGACGTCAACTTCCAGGCCGCTCGTCCGCCGGAAGAAGTAAAAGCCGCGTTTGACGATGCGATTGCTGCGCGTGAAAACGAACAGCAATACATTCGTGAAGCAGAGGCGTATACCAACGAAGTTCAGCCGCGTGCGAACGGTCAGGCGCAACGTATCCTCGAAGAGGCGCGTGCGTACAAGGCTCAGACTATCCTGGAAGCCCAGGGTGAAGTGGCGCGCTTTGCTAAACTTCTGCCGGAATATAAAGCCGCGCCGGAAATTACTCGCGAGCGTCTGTATATCGAGACGATGGAAAAAGTGTTGGGTAACACCCGCAAAGTGCTGGTTAACGATAAAGGTGGCAACCTGATGGTTCTGCCGTTAGACCAGATGCTGAAAGGCGGCAACGCGCCTGCGGCGAAGAGCGACAACGGTGCCAGCAACTTGCTGCGTCTGCCGCCAGCCTCTTCCTCCACAACCAGTGGAGCAAGCAACACGTCGTCCACCAGTCAGGGCGATATTATGGACCAACGCCGCGCCAACGCGCAGCGTAACGACTACCAGCGTCAGGGGGAATAA
- the rnr gene encoding ribonuclease R — protein sequence MSQDPFQEREAEKYANPIPSREFILEHLTKREKPASRDELAVELHIEGEEQLEGLRRRLRAMERDGQLVFTRRQCYALPERLDLVKGTVIGHRDGYGFLRVEGRKDDLYLSSEQMKTCIHGDQVLAQPLGADRKGRREARIVRILVPKTSQIVGRYFTEAGVGFVVPDDSRLSFDILIPPDQIMGARMGFVVVVELTQRPTRRTKAVGKIVEVLGDNMGTGMAVDIALRTHEIPYIWPQAVEQQVAGLKEEVPEEAKAGRVDLRDLPLVTIDGEDARDFDDAVYCEKKRGGGWRLWVAIADVSYYVRPPTPLDREARNRGTSVYFPSQVIPMLPEVLSNGLCSLNPQVDRLCMVCEMTISSKGRLTGYKFYEAVMSSHARLTYTKVWHILQGDQELREQYAPLVKHLEELHNLYKVLDKAREERGGISFESEEAKFIFNAERRIERIEQTQRNDAHKLIEECMILANISAARFVEKAKEPALFRIHDKPSTEAITSFRSVLAELGLELPGGNKPEPRDYAELLESVADRPDAEMLQTMLLRSMKQAIYDPENRGHFGLALQSYAHFTSPIRRYPDLTLHRAIKYLLAKEQGHQGNTTETGGYHYSMEEMLQLGQHCSMAERRADEATRDVADWLKCDFMLDQVGNVFKGVISSVTGFGFFVRLDDLFIDGLVHVSSLDNDYYRFDQVGQRLMGESSGQTYRLGDRVEVRVEAVNMDERKIDFSLISSERAPRNVGKTAREKAKKGDAGKKAGKRRQVGKKVNFEPDSAFRGEKKAKPKAAKKDARKAKKPSAKTQKIAAATKAKRAAKKKVAE from the coding sequence ATGTCACAAGATCCTTTCCAGGAACGCGAAGCTGAAAAATACGCGAATCCCATCCCTAGTCGGGAATTTATCCTCGAACATTTAACCAAACGTGAAAAACCGGCCAGCCGTGATGAGCTGGCGGTAGAGCTGCACATTGAAGGCGAAGAGCAGCTTGAAGGCCTGCGTCGTCGCCTGCGCGCGATGGAGCGCGACGGTCAACTGGTCTTCACTCGCCGTCAGTGCTATGCGCTGCCGGAACGTCTCGATCTGGTGAAAGGTACTGTTATTGGCCACCGTGATGGCTACGGCTTTCTGCGGGTTGAAGGGCGTAAAGATGATTTGTATCTTTCCAGCGAGCAGATGAAAACCTGCATTCATGGCGATCAGGTTCTGGCGCAACCGCTTGGTGCTGACCGTAAAGGCCGCCGTGAAGCGCGTATTGTCCGCATACTGGTGCCAAAAACGAGCCAGATTGTGGGTCGTTACTTTACCGAAGCGGGCGTCGGCTTTGTGGTTCCTGACGACAGCCGTTTGAGCTTCGATATCTTAATCCCACCTGATCAGATCATGGGCGCACGCATGGGCTTTGTCGTTGTTGTCGAACTGACTCAACGCCCGACCCGTCGTACCAAAGCGGTGGGTAAAATCGTCGAAGTACTTGGCGACAATATGGGCACCGGCATGGCGGTTGATATCGCCCTGCGCACCCATGAAATTCCGTACATCTGGCCGCAGGCTGTTGAGCAACAGGTTGCCGGGCTGAAAGAAGAAGTGCCGGAAGAGGCAAAAGCAGGCCGTGTCGATCTGCGTGATTTACCGTTGGTCACCATTGATGGCGAAGACGCCCGTGACTTTGACGATGCGGTTTACTGCGAGAAGAAACGCGGCGGTGGCTGGCGTTTATGGGTCGCAATTGCCGATGTCAGTTACTATGTGCGTCCACCAACACCGCTGGACAGAGAAGCACGTAACCGCGGTACGTCGGTCTACTTCCCGTCGCAGGTTATCCCGATGCTGCCGGAAGTACTCTCTAACGGCCTGTGCTCGCTCAATCCGCAGGTAGACCGCCTGTGTATGGTGTGCGAGATGACCATTTCGTCGAAAGGTCGCCTGACCGGCTATAAATTCTACGAAGCGGTGATGAGCTCTCATGCGCGTCTGACTTACACCAAAGTTTGGCATATTCTGCAGGGCGATCAGGAACTGCGTGAACAATACGCGCCGCTGGTTAAGCATCTCGAAGAGCTGCATAACCTCTATAAAGTGCTGGATAAAGCCCGCGAAGAGCGCGGTGGGATCTCGTTTGAGAGTGAAGAAGCGAAGTTTATTTTCAACGCTGAACGTCGTATTGAACGTATCGAACAGACTCAGCGTAACGACGCGCACAAATTAATTGAAGAGTGTATGATTCTGGCGAATATCTCGGCGGCACGTTTCGTTGAGAAAGCGAAAGAACCGGCATTGTTCCGTATTCACGACAAGCCGAGCACCGAAGCGATTACCTCTTTCCGTTCAGTGCTGGCGGAACTGGGGCTGGAATTGCCGGGTGGTAACAAGCCAGAACCGCGCGACTACGCAGAACTGCTGGAGTCGGTTGCCGACCGTCCTGACGCAGAAATGCTACAAACCATGCTGCTGCGCTCAATGAAACAGGCGATTTACGATCCGGAAAACCGCGGTCACTTTGGTCTGGCATTGCAGTCTTATGCCCACTTTACCTCACCGATTCGTCGTTATCCTGACCTGACGCTGCATCGTGCCATTAAGTATCTGTTGGCGAAAGAGCAGGGGCATCAGGGGAACACGACTGAAACCGGTGGCTACCATTATTCAATGGAAGAGATGCTGCAACTGGGTCAGCACTGTTCGATGGCGGAACGTCGTGCCGATGAAGCAACGCGTGATGTGGCAGACTGGCTGAAGTGTGACTTTATGCTCGACCAGGTGGGCAACGTCTTTAAAGGCGTAATTTCCAGCGTCACTGGATTCGGTTTCTTTGTTCGCCTGGATGATCTGTTTATTGATGGTCTGGTCCACGTTTCTTCGCTGGATAACGACTACTATCGCTTTGATCAGGTTGGTCAACGTCTGATGGGGGAATCCAGCGGCCAGACTTATCGCCTGGGCGACCGCGTGGAAGTTCGCGTCGAAGCGGTTAATATGGACGAGCGCAAGATCGACTTTAGCCTGATCTCCAGCGAACGCGCGCCACGCAACGTCGGTAAAACGGCGCGCGAGAAAGCGAAAAAAGGTGATGCAGGTAAAAAAGCCGGTAAGCGTCGTCAGGTGGGCAAAAAGGTAAACTTTGAGCCAGACAGTGCTTTCCGTGGTGAGAAAAAAGCGAAGCCGAAAGCGGCGAAAAAAGACGCGAGAAAAGCGAAAAAGCCATCGGCTAAAACGCAGAAAATAGCTGCAGCGACCAAAGCGAAGCGTGCAGCGAAGAAAAAAGTAGCTGAGTGA
- a CDS encoding PspA/IM30 family protein — protein sequence MGILKSLFTLGKSFISQAEESIEENQGVRMLEQHIRDAKAELDKAGKSRVDLLARVKLSNDKLKDLRERKATLEARALEALSKNVNPSLINEVAEEIARLENLITAEEQVLSNLEVSRDGVEKAVTATAQRIAQFEQQMEVVKATEAMQRAQQAVTTSTVGASSSVSTAAESLKRLQARQAERQARLDAAAQLEKVADGRDLDEKLAEVGIGGVNKSNAQDVLARLQRQQGE from the coding sequence ATGGGGATTTTAAAAAGTTTATTTACATTAGGTAAGTCTTTTATTTCACAGGCGGAAGAATCCATTGAAGAAAACCAGGGTGTGCGGATGCTGGAACAACATATTCGCGACGCCAAAGCTGAACTGGATAAAGCCGGAAAATCACGCGTCGATCTGCTGGCGCGAGTGAAATTAAGTAACGATAAACTGAAAGATTTACGTGAGCGTAAAGCCACTCTGGAAGCCCGTGCGCTGGAAGCATTAAGTAAGAACGTCAACCCGTCGTTGATTAACGAAGTCGCTGAAGAAATCGCGCGCCTTGAGAACCTCATTACCGCTGAAGAGCAAGTGTTGTCGAATCTTGAAGTCTCCCGTGATGGTGTGGAAAAAGCGGTAACGGCAACGGCACAGCGTATTGCTCAATTTGAGCAACAGATGGAAGTCGTTAAGGCCACTGAAGCCATGCAGCGTGCGCAACAGGCAGTAACGACCTCTACCGTTGGAGCATCTTCCAGCGTCTCTACAGCGGCTGAATCCTTAAAACGCCTGCAAGCGCGTCAGGCCGAACGTCAGGCACGGCTGGATGCTGCTGCACAACTGGAGAAAGTGGCAGACGGCCGCGATCTCGACGAAAAACTGGCGGAAGTGGGGATTGGTGGAGTTAACAAAAGCAATGCTCAGGATGTGCTGGCAAGGCTGCAACGCCAACAGGGTGAGTAA
- a CDS encoding YjfK family protein, producing the protein MSGFFQRLFGNDDKPAVARGPLGLHLHNGFTLDTLAFRLLEDELLIALPGEEYTVAAASRIDLGGGSQIFRYYTSGDEFLQINTTGGEDIDDIDDIKLFVYEESYGISKESHWREAINAKAMGMMTLNWQEKRWQRFFNSEEPGNIAPVYMLEKIENQNHTKWEVHNFMMGYQRQVTEDTYEYLLLNGEESFNELGEPEWLFSRALGVDIPLTSLHIIG; encoded by the coding sequence ATGTCTGGTTTTTTCCAGCGCCTGTTTGGCAATGATGATAAGCCTGCTGTCGCTCGTGGTCCGCTGGGGTTGCATCTCCATAATGGTTTTACGCTCGATACGTTAGCGTTTCGTTTACTGGAAGATGAATTACTGATTGCGTTACCGGGGGAAGAATACACTGTAGCTGCAGCCAGTCGCATCGATCTGGGGGGCGGTAGTCAGATATTCCGTTACTACACTTCCGGTGATGAATTCCTGCAAATCAATACCACTGGCGGCGAAGACATTGATGACATTGATGATATCAAGCTCTTTGTCTATGAAGAGAGTTACGGTATCAGCAAAGAGAGCCACTGGCGCGAGGCAATTAATGCCAAAGCAATGGGGATGATGACCTTAAACTGGCAGGAAAAACGCTGGCAGCGATTTTTTAATAGCGAAGAACCAGGTAATATTGCGCCGGTCTACATGCTGGAAAAAATAGAAAATCAAAACCATACCAAATGGGAAGTGCATAACTTTATGATGGGTTACCAGCGACAGGTGACCGAAGATACTTACGAATATTTGCTGTTAAATGGTGAGGAATCCTTTAACGAACTCGGTGAACCGGAGTGGTTATTTTCGCGTGCGCTGGGTGTCGATATCCCACTAACATCACTTCATATTATTGGTTAA
- the hflC gene encoding protease modulator HflC, translating to MRKSVIAIIIIVLVVLYMSVFVVKEGERGITLRFGKVLRDDDNKPLVYEPGLHFKIPFIETVKMLDARIQTMDNQADRFVTKEKKDLIVDSYIKWRISDFSRYYLATGGGDISQAEVLLKRKFSDRLRSEIGRLDVKDIVTDSRGRLTLEVRDALNSGSAGTEDEVSTPAADNAIAEAAERVTAETKGKVPVINPNSMAALGIEVVDVRIKQINLPTEVSEAIYNRMRAEREAVARRHRSQGQEEAEKLRATADYEVTRTLAEAERQGRIMRGEGDAEAAKLFADAFSKDPDFYAFIRSLRAYENSFSGNQDVMVMSPDSDFFRYMKTPSSATR from the coding sequence ATGCGTAAGTCAGTTATCGCGATTATCATCATCGTGCTGGTAGTGCTTTACATGTCTGTCTTTGTCGTCAAAGAAGGTGAGCGCGGTATTACGCTGCGTTTTGGTAAGGTACTGCGTGACGATGACAACAAACCTCTGGTTTATGAACCGGGTCTGCATTTCAAGATACCGTTCATTGAAACGGTGAAAATGCTCGACGCGCGTATTCAGACCATGGACAACCAGGCAGACCGCTTTGTGACCAAAGAGAAGAAAGACCTGATCGTCGACTCTTACATCAAATGGCGCATCAGCGATTTCAGCCGTTACTACCTGGCAACGGGCGGCGGCGATATTTCGCAAGCAGAAGTGCTGCTGAAACGTAAGTTCTCTGACCGTCTGCGTTCTGAAATTGGTCGTCTGGATGTGAAAGACATCGTCACTGATTCTCGTGGTCGTCTGACCCTCGAAGTGCGTGACGCGCTGAACTCTGGTTCTGCGGGGACGGAAGATGAAGTGTCTACGCCTGCGGCAGATAACGCTATCGCAGAAGCCGCTGAACGTGTAACGGCAGAGACTAAGGGCAAGGTTCCGGTCATCAACCCGAACAGTATGGCTGCGCTGGGTATTGAAGTTGTCGATGTGCGTATCAAGCAGATCAACCTGCCGACCGAAGTGTCTGAAGCGATTTACAACCGTATGCGCGCCGAGCGTGAAGCGGTAGCGCGTCGTCACCGTTCACAAGGTCAGGAAGAAGCGGAAAAACTGCGCGCGACTGCCGACTATGAAGTGACCAGAACGCTGGCAGAAGCAGAGCGTCAGGGTCGTATCATGCGCGGTGAAGGTGATGCCGAAGCGGCTAAACTGTTTGCTGATGCATTCAGCAAGGACCCAGACTTCTACGCGTTCATCCGTAGCCTGCGTGCCTACGAGAATAGCTTCTCCGGTAATCAGGACGTGATGGTCATGAGCCCGGACAGCGATTTCTTCCGCTACATGAAGACGCCGAGCTCCGCGACGCGTTAA
- the nsrR gene encoding nitric oxide-sensing transcriptional repressor NsrR: MQLTSFTDYGLRALIYMASLPEGRMTSISEVTDVYGVSRNHMVKIINQLSRAGYVTAVRGKNGGIRLGKPASAIRIGDVVRELEPLSLVNCSSEFCHITPACRLKQALSKAVQSFLTELDNYTLADLVEENQPLYKLLLVE; this comes from the coding sequence GTGCAGTTAACGAGTTTCACTGATTACGGATTACGCGCGCTGATCTACATGGCATCATTGCCAGAAGGGCGGATGACCAGCATTTCTGAAGTGACTGACGTCTACGGCGTTTCCCGTAATCATATGGTCAAAATAATCAATCAACTTAGTCGTGCCGGCTACGTGACTGCTGTTCGTGGAAAAAATGGCGGCATTCGCCTGGGTAAACCGGCGAGTGCTATACGTATTGGTGATGTGGTGCGCGAGCTGGAACCCTTATCGTTGGTGAATTGCAGCAGTGAGTTTTGCCACATCACACCTGCCTGTCGGTTGAAACAGGCACTTTCAAAGGCCGTGCAAAGTTTTCTTACGGAACTGGATAACTACACGCTTGCCGATTTGGTTGAAGAGAATCAACCGCTTTATAAATTATTGCTGGTGGAGTGA